The Shewanella sp. KX20019 genome window below encodes:
- a CDS encoding Mpo1 family 2-hydroxy fatty acid dioxygenase, which yields MKSAVEQLSTYKSVHLNPSNIKTHFFGVPLIIWSAFVGFNLIPINFAVFDNPVVSFNAATVFAVVVLAYYFMLHVKLAVGLTLFIIPVLYTSSIVAQYDGAGYLAIATFVIGWIIQFIGHKYEKAKPAFVDDLNQLLIGPFFLMAEVYFKLGFEKELLAEITPIARDKRRALEAAKKAKAV from the coding sequence ATGAAATCCGCCGTAGAGCAGCTATCAACTTATAAAAGTGTGCACTTAAATCCCAGCAACATAAAGACCCATTTTTTTGGTGTGCCACTGATTATCTGGTCGGCCTTTGTTGGTTTTAATCTTATCCCAATCAATTTTGCAGTGTTTGATAATCCAGTGGTTAGCTTTAATGCCGCGACTGTTTTTGCGGTGGTGGTATTGGCCTATTACTTCATGTTGCACGTCAAGTTGGCAGTCGGTTTGACTCTATTTATTATTCCGGTGCTATACACCTCTAGCATCGTTGCCCAATATGATGGCGCTGGATATCTCGCTATAGCAACCTTCGTCATAGGGTGGATCATTCAATTTATAGGTCACAAATATGAGAAGGCAAAACCTGCTTTTGTTGATGATTTGAATCAACTACTCATAGGGCCATTCTTTTTAATGGCAGAAGTCTATTTTAAACTTGGTTTTGAAAAAGAGCTTTTAGCGGAGATTACGCCAATTGCTCGGGATAAACGCAGAGCGCTAGAAGCAGCGAAGAAAGCCAAGGCTGTTTAA
- the acpS gene encoding holo-ACP synthase: MIVGLGTDIVEIARIEMRVPAAGEEALKIHRLAKRVLTPSEFSLFVASSCPGRYLAKRFAAKEAAAKALGTGIGRGVSFQHIEISNNDNGAPIVTFNGGAAERLAALGGVRGHLSIADEKHYATATVILES, from the coding sequence ATGATTGTTGGTCTAGGCACAGACATCGTTGAGATTGCACGTATAGAGATGCGAGTCCCAGCAGCAGGCGAAGAGGCCTTAAAGATCCATCGCTTGGCTAAAAGAGTGTTAACGCCATCTGAGTTTAGCTTGTTTGTAGCATCTTCCTGTCCAGGCCGATACTTGGCTAAGCGCTTTGCCGCAAAAGAGGCGGCAGCAAAAGCACTAGGCACTGGCATTGGCCGCGGGGTGTCATTTCAACATATTGAGATCAGCAATAACGATAATGGTGCTCCTATTGTAACCTTTAATGGTGGTGCGGCAGAGAGGCTGGCGGCACTTGGTGGCGTTCGAGGTCACTTGTCTATTGCTGATGAGAAACACTATGCAACCGCAACTGTTATATTAGAGTCTTAG
- a CDS encoding HlyC/CorC family transporter, translating to MDEISTGVLLSVLAVLILLSAYFSGSETAMMTLNRYRLRHLASSGHKGAIRATKLLERPDRLIGLILIGNNLVNILASSIATIIGLRLFGDVGIAISTGVLTLVVLVFAEVTPKTFAALHPERIAFPSSYILRFLLIVLSPFVKIVNFITSGVLRLVGINSTKTSDALSQEELRTVVHEAGALIPRRHQEMLLSIMDLEKVTVEDVMVPRSELYAININDEFKSINKQVIQSPHTRVLLYRDTVDDAVGFVHLRDALRLQSKGQFSKSSLLRAVKELYFIPEGTPLNVQLSNFQQNKERIGLVVDEYGDIQGLVTLEDILEEIVGDYTTSMVTTPSEDISEQQDGSFLIEATINIRELNKEMEWHFPIDGPKTLNGLILEHLEEIPTIKTSMRIAGYPIEVIELGDNMVKTVRVLPKHYEQPKA from the coding sequence TTGGACGAAATATCCACTGGCGTACTATTGTCTGTTTTAGCCGTCTTGATTTTACTTTCAGCCTATTTTTCAGGTTCTGAAACAGCCATGATGACCTTAAACCGATATCGTCTACGCCATCTGGCATCGAGCGGACATAAGGGGGCGATTCGAGCCACTAAGCTGCTGGAGCGGCCCGATAGGCTGATTGGACTCATCTTAATTGGCAACAACCTAGTCAATATCCTTGCCTCGTCAATTGCGACTATAATCGGATTACGCCTATTTGGTGATGTGGGTATTGCTATCTCAACCGGTGTACTGACACTAGTAGTATTGGTTTTTGCCGAAGTTACTCCTAAAACCTTTGCCGCATTGCACCCAGAACGTATCGCTTTTCCATCTAGCTACATATTGCGTTTTCTGCTCATAGTGCTATCTCCATTCGTAAAAATTGTCAATTTCATCACCTCTGGTGTACTTAGACTCGTTGGGATCAATTCGACAAAAACCTCTGACGCGCTAAGCCAAGAGGAGCTACGAACCGTTGTACACGAAGCTGGCGCATTAATCCCAAGACGACATCAAGAGATGCTGCTGTCTATTATGGATTTAGAAAAGGTGACCGTTGAAGATGTGATGGTACCGCGTTCAGAGCTATATGCCATCAACATTAATGACGAGTTTAAGAGCATTAACAAACAAGTTATTCAGAGTCCACATACTCGCGTTCTATTGTATCGAGACACCGTTGATGACGCAGTAGGCTTTGTCCATCTACGCGATGCATTGCGGTTGCAGTCTAAGGGGCAGTTCAGTAAATCGTCCTTATTGCGTGCAGTTAAAGAGTTGTACTTTATTCCAGAGGGTACTCCGCTTAATGTGCAACTGAGCAACTTTCAGCAAAACAAAGAGCGTATTGGTCTCGTCGTTGATGAATATGGTGATATTCAAGGATTGGTCACACTCGAGGATATTCTGGAAGAGATTGTTGGTGATTACACCACTTCAATGGTTACCACTCCGAGCGAAGACATCAGCGAACAACAAGACGGTAGCTTTCTTATTGAGGCCACTATTAACATTCGTGAATTGAACAAAGAGATGGAATGGCACTTTCCGATTGATGGCCCCAAAACGCTCAATGGCTTGATATTAGAGCATCTGGAAGAGATCCCAACAATCAAAACCAGCATGCGTATCGCAGGTTACCCAATTGAAGTCATTGAGCTCGGTGACAATATGGTTAAAACCGTGCGAGTCCTGCCTAAACATTATGAGCAGCCAAAGGCTTAA
- the ffh gene encoding signal recognition particle protein, protein MFENLTDRLSRTLKNISGRGRLTEENVKETLREVRMALLEADVALPVVRDFVSSVRERAVGQEVSKSLSPGQAFIKIVQSELENAMGEANEALDLSAQPPAVIMMAGLQGAGKTTSVAKLSKFLREREKKSVLVVSADVYRPAAIKQLETLAAEVEVEFFPSDVSQKPVDIAKAAIAHAKLKFIDVVIVDTAGRLHVDEAMMDEIKDLHATVNPVETLFVVDAMTGQDAANTAKAFNEALPLTGVVLTKVDGDARGGAALSIRNITGKPIKFLGVGEKTDALEAFHPDRIASRILGMGDVLSLIEEVERGVDQDKAMKLAAKVKKGGNFDLEDFREQLQQMKNMGGMMNMIEKLPGVGQLPPEALAQVQDGKMTGQMEAIINSMTPGERQRPDIIKGSRKRRIAMGSGTQIQDVNRLLKQFTQMQKMMKKMSAKGGMKKMMRGMSGMLPPGMKMPGR, encoded by the coding sequence ATGTTTGAGAACTTAACTGACAGATTGTCACGTACGCTGAAAAATATCAGTGGCCGTGGTCGCTTAACGGAAGAGAACGTTAAGGAAACCTTGCGCGAAGTTCGCATGGCACTACTTGAGGCCGACGTCGCCTTACCAGTTGTACGCGACTTTGTTAGTAGCGTAAGAGAGCGTGCAGTAGGGCAGGAGGTATCTAAAAGCCTTAGTCCCGGCCAAGCATTTATCAAGATTGTTCAAAGCGAGCTAGAAAATGCGATGGGCGAAGCTAATGAAGCTTTGGACCTATCAGCTCAACCTCCGGCAGTGATTATGATGGCCGGTTTGCAAGGTGCAGGTAAAACCACCAGTGTTGCAAAGCTTTCAAAATTCTTACGTGAACGCGAAAAGAAATCTGTGCTAGTGGTGAGTGCCGACGTCTATCGTCCTGCAGCAATCAAGCAGCTAGAAACATTAGCTGCAGAAGTTGAAGTTGAGTTCTTCCCATCAGATGTCAGCCAGAAGCCGGTTGATATTGCCAAAGCTGCGATTGCGCACGCCAAGCTTAAGTTTATTGATGTAGTGATTGTCGATACAGCAGGCCGTTTGCATGTTGATGAAGCGATGATGGACGAGATTAAGGACCTTCACGCTACAGTAAACCCAGTTGAGACACTGTTTGTGGTTGATGCCATGACCGGGCAAGATGCGGCAAACACAGCGAAAGCCTTTAATGAAGCATTGCCGCTTACGGGTGTCGTTCTCACCAAGGTTGATGGTGATGCACGAGGCGGTGCTGCACTGTCTATTCGCAATATTACCGGTAAGCCGATTAAGTTCTTGGGTGTAGGTGAGAAAACTGACGCACTAGAAGCTTTCCATCCAGACCGAATCGCTTCACGTATTTTGGGTATGGGCGATGTCTTGTCGCTTATCGAAGAAGTTGAGCGCGGCGTCGATCAAGACAAGGCGATGAAGCTTGCTGCGAAAGTGAAAAAAGGCGGTAACTTCGATCTAGAAGATTTCCGTGAACAGCTGCAGCAGATGAAGAACATGGGCGGCATGATGAACATGATTGAGAAGCTTCCTGGCGTGGGTCAGTTACCACCAGAAGCACTTGCTCAAGTTCAAGACGGTAAAATGACCGGACAGATGGAAGCGATTATTAATTCAATGACGCCAGGTGAGCGTCAGCGACCTGATATTATTAAGGGGTCACGCAAACGCCGTATCGCAATGGGCTCGGGTACACAAATTCAAGACGTAAACCGTTTACTTAAACAGTTTACCCAAATGCAGAAGATGATGAAGAAGATGTCGGCCAAAGGCGGCATGAAAAAGATGATGCGTGGTATGAGCGGTATGTTACCACCAGGCATGAAAATGCCGGGTCGCTAG
- the rimM gene encoding ribosome maturation factor RimM (Essential for efficient processing of 16S rRNA) — translation MSSKQEPVVLGKLGSSHGIKGWLKITTYTDSVEGIFDYSPWLLKEQGEWREVKVLQWRMQGKAVVACLEGVETRDQAQALTNCEIAVTAEQMNVLPEDEFYWRDLIGCEVVNTKGYNMGKVQEIVETGSNDVLLVKANAKDGFGKAERMIPFVTEQFIIKVDLTAKQILVDWDPDF, via the coding sequence ATGAGCAGTAAACAAGAACCCGTCGTACTTGGTAAATTAGGTTCAAGTCATGGCATTAAAGGTTGGTTGAAGATCACTACCTATACCGATTCTGTTGAAGGTATTTTTGATTATTCTCCTTGGTTGTTAAAAGAGCAAGGTGAATGGCGTGAGGTTAAAGTCCTCCAGTGGCGCATGCAAGGTAAAGCCGTAGTTGCTTGTCTTGAAGGTGTAGAAACACGGGATCAGGCTCAGGCGCTTACAAATTGTGAGATAGCCGTGACTGCGGAGCAGATGAATGTTTTGCCAGAAGATGAATTCTACTGGCGAGATCTTATCGGCTGTGAAGTGGTTAATACCAAAGGTTATAACATGGGCAAGGTGCAGGAGATCGTGGAAACAGGATCAAATGACGTGCTTCTTGTTAAAGCTAACGCAAAAGATGGCTTTGGCAAAGCGGAACGAATGATCCCCTTTGTCACCGAACAGTTCATCATTAAGGTGGATTTGACGGCAAAACAGATTTTAGTGGATTGGGATCCGGACTTTTAA
- a CDS encoding 3-deoxy-7-phosphoheptulonate synthase, whose translation MQQDTINNVHISSEKVLVTPEELKRDLPLSAHASQYVLNARKTVADIVHKRDNRVLVISGPCSIHDIDAAKEYALKLKKLHDELGEQFYVLMRVYFEKPRTTVGWKGMINDPDMNESFDVDKGLRKARELMIWLAELELPVATEALDPISPQYMSELITWSAIGARTTESQTHREMASGLSMPVGFKNGTDGKLGVAINALESAASGHRFMGINQKGQVALLQTAGNPDGHVILRGGKAPNYDATSVAECEKQLHAAKLNARLIVDCSHGNSSKDHNKQTPVCENVFTQIVNGNQSIIGVMLESHLNAGKQSSDLPFSELAYGVSVTDACIDWQSTEALLRTGAADLASVLPTRFDMLKVANG comes from the coding sequence ATGCAGCAAGATACGATAAACAACGTTCATATTAGTTCAGAGAAAGTGTTGGTGACTCCAGAGGAGCTAAAGCGCGATCTTCCCCTATCTGCCCATGCTAGCCAGTATGTCCTTAATGCACGTAAAACAGTGGCAGACATCGTACATAAGCGAGATAACCGAGTCTTAGTCATCTCCGGACCTTGCTCTATCCACGATATCGATGCCGCTAAAGAGTACGCTCTTAAGCTTAAGAAGCTGCATGATGAACTAGGCGAGCAGTTTTACGTGTTGATGCGAGTTTACTTTGAAAAACCGCGCACTACCGTAGGTTGGAAAGGGATGATTAATGATCCTGATATGAACGAGTCATTCGACGTTGATAAAGGTTTGCGCAAAGCGCGTGAACTGATGATTTGGTTGGCAGAGCTTGAGCTCCCTGTTGCCACTGAAGCGCTTGATCCTATTAGTCCACAGTACATGTCAGAGCTTATCACTTGGTCCGCTATTGGTGCTCGTACTACCGAATCGCAGACACATCGCGAGATGGCATCTGGGCTTTCTATGCCTGTCGGCTTCAAAAACGGTACCGATGGCAAACTAGGTGTCGCAATTAACGCGCTAGAGTCAGCTGCAAGTGGTCACCGCTTCATGGGGATCAATCAGAAAGGTCAGGTCGCATTGTTACAAACAGCCGGTAATCCTGATGGCCACGTTATTTTGCGCGGCGGTAAAGCGCCTAATTATGATGCGACCAGTGTCGCAGAGTGTGAAAAGCAGTTGCATGCAGCCAAACTGAATGCCCGTCTGATTGTTGATTGCAGCCATGGTAATTCATCAAAAGATCACAACAAACAAACGCCCGTGTGTGAGAATGTATTCACTCAAATTGTTAATGGTAACCAATCTATTATTGGAGTGATGCTTGAGAGCCACCTTAATGCAGGTAAGCAAAGCAGTGATCTGCCATTTAGTGAGTTAGCTTATGGCGTGTCAGTGACTGATGCGTGTATCGATTGGCAATCAACCGAAGCATTATTACGTACCGGCGCTGCAGACTTAGCTTCAGTATTACCTACAAGGTTTGATATGCTGAAAGTAGCAAACGGCTGA
- the rpsP gene encoding 30S ribosomal protein S16: MVTIRLARGGAKKRPFYNIVVADSRNARDGRFIERVGFFNPLARGQEEALRLDLDRVEHWVANGAATSDRVAKLIKDARKAAA, from the coding sequence ATGGTTACCATTCGTTTAGCTCGTGGCGGCGCAAAAAAGCGTCCATTTTATAACATCGTTGTTGCTGACAGCCGTAACGCCCGTGACGGTCGTTTCATTGAGCGTGTTGGCTTTTTTAACCCATTAGCTCGTGGCCAAGAAGAAGCTTTACGCTTAGATCTTGACCGCGTTGAGCATTGGGTTGCTAACGGTGCTGCTACATCTGATCGTGTAGCAAAATTGATCAAAGACGCTCGTAAAGCAGCTGCTTAA
- a CDS encoding putative quinol monooxygenase, giving the protein MTSRVYVLAQFQAKEGKEAELFEVLKALEPDSYREQGCIQYMLTRQIDHPSASRTDYSIVFNEIWQDADSWAAHGRRKQIQHFFETQVKADNGLVKDAIVTAYTDEGYEYDKPIFE; this is encoded by the coding sequence ATGACATCTAGAGTCTATGTATTAGCGCAGTTTCAAGCAAAGGAAGGTAAAGAGGCGGAGTTATTTGAGGTGCTAAAGGCACTAGAACCTGACTCTTATCGAGAGCAAGGTTGCATTCAATATATGTTGACGCGCCAAATTGACCATCCGAGTGCATCAAGAACAGATTATTCCATCGTATTTAATGAGATCTGGCAAGATGCCGATTCATGGGCAGCTCACGGTCGCAGAAAACAGATCCAACACTTTTTTGAAACTCAAGTTAAAGCTGACAACGGCTTGGTGAAAGATGCAATTGTCACCGCCTATACAGATGAAGGTTATGAGTACGATAAGCCGATTTTCGAGTAA
- a CDS encoding cytochrome C assembly family protein → MVIFSASAMFFYSIALVLVATRLFHADGPNRKLVAAVAAIGVVLHAAALSQATFTGDGQNFSLTNVISMVNWIITFSFTILLFRLKVIVVVPVVYACSVISVALLWLVPPEYIIHFEIHPDVLVHVVLSLMAYSALMIAALYAIQLAIIQNRLKNKKLVMASHMPPLMTVEKQLYHLVIVGVILLSLALATGFIFLDDMFEEGKGHKAVLSILAWCVYIAMLAQQYWVGCKIRTAVAYTLTGGLLLSLAYFGARIVKELILN, encoded by the coding sequence ATGGTTATTTTTTCAGCGTCAGCCATGTTTTTTTACAGTATTGCTTTGGTTCTCGTCGCGACTCGTCTTTTTCACGCAGACGGACCAAACCGAAAATTAGTTGCAGCTGTAGCGGCCATAGGTGTTGTTTTACATGCAGCGGCACTGTCACAAGCTACCTTTACCGGAGACGGACAGAACTTTAGTTTGACCAATGTCATCTCAATGGTGAATTGGATCATCACCTTTAGTTTCACCATTTTACTATTCCGTCTTAAAGTCATCGTCGTTGTGCCAGTGGTTTACGCCTGTTCGGTCATATCAGTTGCTCTTTTATGGTTAGTACCACCGGAATATATTATCCACTTTGAGATCCACCCTGATGTGCTAGTGCATGTCGTTCTGTCACTAATGGCGTACAGTGCGTTAATGATTGCGGCACTCTATGCCATCCAGTTGGCCATTATTCAGAATCGACTCAAGAATAAAAAACTGGTCATGGCATCACATATGCCGCCGCTGATGACGGTCGAAAAGCAGCTGTATCACCTTGTGATTGTCGGAGTGATTTTATTAAGCTTAGCGCTCGCTACCGGCTTTATCTTCCTCGACGATATGTTTGAAGAGGGTAAAGGCCACAAAGCAGTCTTGTCTATCCTCGCTTGGTGCGTCTACATTGCTATGTTGGCCCAACAATATTGGGTGGGTTGTAAGATTAGGACCGCGGTTGCTTACACCTTAACTGGTGGACTACTATTGTCACTGGCATACTTTGGTGCCCGCATTGTTAAAGAATTGATCCTCAACTAA
- the trmD gene encoding tRNA (guanosine(37)-N1)-methyltransferase TrmD, whose protein sequence is MWLGVVTLFPEMFRAVTDFGVTGRAVSKGLLEMQTWNPRDFTHDKHKTVDDRPYGGGPGMLMMVQPLRDAIHAAKAAAGKEAKVIYLSPQGRKLTQQGVEELAKSSSLILVCGRYEGVDERIIQTEVDEEWSIGDYVLSGGEIPAMTLIDSVSRLVPGVLGKKASAEQDSFSDGLLDCPHYTRPESMDGLEVPAVLLSGNHEHIRRWRLQQSLSRTLLRRPELLENLALTGEQEKLLAEFVDSIKQDD, encoded by the coding sequence ATGTGGTTAGGGGTAGTAACCCTGTTTCCGGAGATGTTTCGTGCCGTAACAGACTTTGGTGTAACGGGTCGTGCAGTTAGCAAGGGTTTGCTAGAGATGCAAACGTGGAATCCTCGTGATTTCACCCATGATAAACATAAGACAGTGGATGACCGCCCATACGGTGGTGGCCCTGGCATGTTAATGATGGTGCAACCTCTACGTGATGCCATCCATGCAGCAAAAGCTGCAGCTGGAAAAGAGGCAAAGGTGATCTACCTTTCTCCTCAAGGTCGTAAGCTTACACAGCAAGGCGTTGAAGAGTTAGCTAAGTCATCCAGTTTGATTTTAGTGTGTGGACGATACGAAGGTGTCGATGAGCGTATTATTCAAACTGAAGTGGATGAAGAGTGGTCGATTGGAGATTACGTGCTTTCGGGCGGTGAGATACCAGCGATGACTTTGATTGATTCAGTATCAAGACTTGTTCCTGGCGTGCTGGGAAAAAAGGCTTCGGCAGAGCAGGATTCCTTCTCTGACGGTTTACTGGATTGTCCCCACTATACGCGTCCGGAAAGTATGGATGGTTTGGAAGTTCCAGCCGTATTGTTAAGTGGCAACCACGAACATATTAGACGCTGGCGTTTGCAACAAAGTCTCAGTAGAACTTTGTTAAGACGACCAGAATTACTTGAAAATCTAGCTCTGACTGGCGAACAAGAGAAGCTTTTAGCTGAATTTGTAGACAGCATCAAACAAGATGATTAG
- the pdxJ gene encoding pyridoxine 5'-phosphate synthase: MSRILLGVNIDHIATLRQARGTNYPDPVHAAAVAEHAGAEGITIHLREDRRHIVDRDVYTLAKTLKTRMNFEMAVTQEMLDIACEIKPAYVCLVPEKREELTTEGGLDVAGQQEKISAAVERLAKEGIKVSLFIDADKAQIDAAVAVGAPVIEIHTGCYADAQNDADAAAELNRISTMATYAHDKGLVVNAGHGLHYHNVKPIAAIPELYELNIGHAIIARAAIDGLATAVRDMKQLMVEGRRGE, from the coding sequence ATGAGCCGGATCTTACTGGGCGTAAACATTGACCATATTGCTACTCTACGCCAAGCTCGCGGTACTAATTATCCTGATCCTGTTCATGCCGCAGCCGTTGCCGAACATGCTGGCGCCGAAGGTATTACTATTCACTTGCGTGAAGATCGCCGTCACATCGTCGACAGAGATGTATATACGTTAGCAAAAACCTTAAAGACGCGTATGAACTTCGAGATGGCTGTAACGCAAGAGATGCTCGATATTGCCTGTGAGATCAAACCTGCTTACGTTTGCTTGGTGCCTGAGAAGCGTGAAGAACTCACCACTGAAGGTGGACTTGATGTTGCCGGTCAGCAGGAAAAAATTTCAGCTGCAGTAGAGCGTTTGGCTAAAGAGGGCATTAAGGTGTCGCTATTTATCGATGCCGATAAAGCACAGATTGATGCTGCCGTTGCTGTTGGTGCGCCAGTGATTGAGATCCACACCGGTTGTTACGCCGATGCGCAAAATGATGCCGATGCGGCCGCCGAACTTAATCGTATCAGTACAATGGCCACCTATGCTCACGATAAAGGGCTTGTCGTCAATGCGGGGCACGGTTTGCATTATCATAACGTTAAGCCGATAGCCGCAATTCCAGAGCTTTATGAGCTTAACATTGGCCACGCGATTATCGCCCGAGCTGCTATAGACGGTTTAGCAACAGCGGTACGTGATATGAAACAGTTGATGGTCGAAGGTCGTCGAGGCGAATAA
- the rplS gene encoding 50S ribosomal protein L19, which produces MNNIIKMLNEEQMKTDVPEFGAGDTVVVKVRVVEGGKERLQAFEGVVIAKRNRGVHSAFTVRKISNGEGVERAFQIHSPIISSIEVKRRGRVRRAKLYYLRERSGKSARIREKLATK; this is translated from the coding sequence ATGAATAACATCATCAAAATGCTCAACGAAGAGCAAATGAAAACCGACGTACCAGAATTTGGTGCCGGTGATACAGTAGTTGTTAAAGTACGTGTTGTAGAAGGCGGTAAAGAGCGTCTACAGGCGTTCGAAGGCGTTGTAATCGCTAAGCGTAACCGCGGCGTTCACTCTGCATTCACAGTACGTAAAATCTCTAATGGCGAAGGTGTTGAGCGTGCGTTCCAAATTCACAGCCCAATCATCTCTAGCATCGAAGTTAAGCGTCGCGGCCGTGTTCGTCGTGCTAAGCTTTACTATCTACGTGAACGTTCAGGTAAGTCTGCACGTATTCGTGAGAAGCTAGCTACTAAGTAA